The Ensifer adhaerens genome contains a region encoding:
- a CDS encoding copper resistance CopC/CopD family protein, translated as MMQVPSSFTRLARLMVIALGGVLMQAAVAFAHASLNTSEPQDGAVVSTAPSVYALTFSEPVSPLSLKLVRPDGTAIPLTRFELKDRVVEIAAPTDLGYGTHVLSWRVTSADGHPIGGSVVFSVGAASTAPLMTEAKIDWAVRAGVLLSKLALYVGLFIGVGGVFSRHWCLCGLRSGRSLVAAALGVGLLGTLAAVGFQGLDALGVSVAQIVEPVVWSTAMATSFGGTAIAAFIAFGVATIAHRAEGRYARLSSLAALIASSVALSLSGHASTAEPQWLMRSAVFLHVATISLWVGALAPLGLALRRKDPMARQALGCFSAFIPYVLVVLIVAGCILAFVQVERPQALVDTAYGQVFMVKLALMVGLFLLALANRWRMTEPVMAGDRASAKWLARSIAAETLIVFLIFGAVSCWRLTPPPRALLALTAEPASVHIHTEKAMALVEVLPGRVGEVDVSINVATGEFAPLAAKEVTLVLTKPDAGIEPFKRAASPRGDADWRIEHMNIPLPGTWQVRVDILISDFERVTLSDQINLGP; from the coding sequence ATGATGCAGGTACCATCGAGCTTCACTCGTCTTGCGAGGCTGATGGTGATCGCGCTCGGCGGGGTTCTCATGCAGGCCGCCGTCGCCTTCGCCCACGCATCGCTCAACACAAGTGAACCGCAGGATGGCGCGGTCGTCAGCACCGCGCCATCTGTCTACGCGCTGACCTTCAGCGAGCCGGTTTCGCCGTTGTCCTTGAAGCTCGTCAGACCAGACGGAACGGCGATCCCGCTCACGCGGTTCGAGCTGAAGGATCGCGTGGTCGAGATCGCTGCGCCGACCGATCTTGGGTACGGCACGCATGTGCTCAGTTGGCGCGTGACCTCCGCCGACGGGCATCCGATCGGTGGATCGGTCGTCTTTTCGGTGGGCGCCGCCAGCACCGCTCCGCTGATGACGGAAGCCAAGATCGACTGGGCCGTACGCGCCGGAGTTCTATTGTCGAAGCTCGCGCTCTACGTGGGACTGTTCATCGGCGTCGGCGGTGTGTTTTCGCGCCATTGGTGTCTCTGTGGCTTGCGATCAGGGCGTAGCCTCGTTGCAGCAGCACTCGGTGTAGGGCTTCTTGGCACACTTGCCGCAGTGGGCTTTCAGGGGCTGGATGCGCTGGGCGTTTCCGTGGCGCAAATAGTCGAGCCGGTCGTTTGGTCCACGGCCATGGCAACGAGCTTCGGTGGTACAGCCATTGCCGCCTTCATTGCTTTTGGCGTGGCCACAATCGCTCACCGGGCCGAGGGTCGGTATGCTCGGCTGTCCTCTCTCGCCGCGTTGATTGCCTCATCCGTCGCCTTGTCGCTGAGCGGCCATGCATCGACAGCCGAGCCGCAATGGCTGATGCGCTCGGCGGTCTTCCTCCACGTCGCCACGATAAGTCTCTGGGTCGGAGCGCTGGCTCCCCTGGGATTGGCGTTGCGGCGGAAAGATCCGATGGCCCGTCAGGCACTCGGCTGCTTCTCGGCGTTCATCCCTTACGTGCTCGTAGTCCTTATCGTGGCGGGTTGCATCTTGGCCTTTGTGCAGGTGGAGCGGCCGCAAGCGCTGGTGGATACCGCCTATGGCCAGGTGTTCATGGTCAAGTTGGCATTGATGGTCGGCTTGTTTCTTTTGGCGCTTGCAAATCGCTGGCGCATGACGGAACCGGTGATGGCTGGCGATCGGGCATCGGCGAAGTGGCTTGCGCGCTCGATCGCCGCGGAAACACTGATCGTCTTCCTGATCTTCGGTGCCGTTTCCTGTTGGCGCCTCACGCCGCCGCCGCGTGCGTTGCTGGCTCTGACGGCTGAGCCTGCAAGCGTTCACATCCACACGGAGAAGGCGATGGCCCTGGTCGAGGTTCTGCCCGGACGGGTGGGTGAGGTCGATGTATCGATCAACGTTGCTACGGGCGAATTTGCACCGCTTGCCGCCAAGGAGGTGACACTCGTCTTAACCAAGCCGGATGCCGGCATCGAGCCGTTCAAACGTGCGGCATCGCCGCGCGGCGACGCAGATTGGCGGATCGAGCACATGAACATACCGTTGCCGGGCACCTGGCAGGTGCGTGTCGATATTCTGATCAGTGACTTCGAGAGGGTCACGCTGAGCGATCAGATTAACCTTGGGCCGTGA
- a CDS encoding LysR substrate-binding domain-containing protein has translation MKQIERAVDLIRRRNTDNPYIECVPLRGGDLVCIAPAGHRFAAKQEVEPADIDGEPYIGFAADNRIQQKIESTLDGYRTRLNYIMDRTLAPAVCEMVANGLGIAIVDPVFAYGQRDHLTIRPFRPNIASDLSLCWLRDTKNRHLVDAYVEATRATAQEMQLGMRVASQAT, from the coding sequence ATCAAGCAGATCGAGCGCGCCGTCGATCTGATCCGGCGCCGCAATACGGACAACCCCTATATCGAGTGCGTTCCCTTACGCGGTGGCGACCTTGTCTGTATCGCGCCGGCAGGGCATCGCTTCGCCGCGAAACAAGAGGTCGAGCCCGCCGATATCGACGGCGAGCCCTATATCGGTTTTGCCGCCGACAACCGCATCCAGCAGAAGATCGAGAGCACGCTTGATGGCTATAGGACCCGACTGAATTACATCATGGATAGAACCCTTGCGCCGGCAGTGTGTGAAATGGTCGCCAACGGGCTCGGGATTGCCATCGTCGACCCGGTGTTCGCCTACGGCCAGCGCGATCACCTGACGATCCGACCCTTCCGCCCCAACATTGCATCTGATCTCAGCCTCTGCTGGCTTCGCGACACAAAGAACCGCCATCTCGTCGATGCCTATGTCGAGGCGACGCGCGCCACCGCGCAGGAAATGCAACTCGGGATGAGGGTTGCCAGCCAGGCGACGTAG
- a CDS encoding DUF763 domain-containing protein: MVQRAGSADLPLHGGRVPRWLGERMTKLGAIITQAIVIEYGRDEFLRRLAHPFWFQSFGCVMGMDWHSSGITTSVIGALKRGLSPLSGELGIHVCGGRGRNSRETPGELIAIGERVGLDGGGLATISRLVAKVDSAAVQDGFDLYLHGFIVTDDGKWVIVQQGMNGEKRQARRYHWLSEGITSFVSSPHAAIEGAGQGEIVNLADRRAAASRNSQLDLLASLGPDRIVREVAAIEPRRAAKQSAQPMLPHLIMPAHHDVREEDVNMRRLHATLAAAADRGPEDFEHLLLVPGVGARTVKALAMVAEVVHGAPCRFADPARFSLAHGGKDRHPFPVPLKVYDETIRVMKSAVSKAKLGRDEEMQVLKRLDDQARQFEKYVTGPDLKEIVAGEFRQSQEFGGRSVFGWEGSDEPTRDADRSRRQEYRDR, from the coding sequence ATGGTTCAAAGAGCAGGCAGTGCAGATCTTCCGCTTCACGGTGGCCGGGTTCCCCGGTGGCTTGGCGAGCGCATGACGAAACTTGGCGCGATCATCACCCAGGCGATCGTCATCGAATATGGTCGAGACGAGTTTCTTCGGCGGCTGGCGCATCCATTCTGGTTTCAGTCTTTCGGATGCGTCATGGGCATGGACTGGCACTCTTCGGGCATCACCACCAGCGTCATAGGCGCTCTGAAGCGCGGTTTGTCACCTCTGTCAGGCGAACTCGGTATTCATGTCTGCGGCGGGCGAGGGCGGAATTCCCGGGAGACGCCCGGCGAACTGATTGCGATCGGTGAGCGGGTGGGGCTCGATGGAGGCGGCCTGGCGACAATCAGCCGGCTCGTCGCAAAGGTCGACAGTGCGGCGGTGCAGGACGGCTTCGACCTTTACCTGCACGGGTTTATCGTCACCGACGACGGCAAATGGGTCATCGTGCAACAGGGCATGAACGGCGAGAAGCGGCAGGCCAGGCGCTATCACTGGCTTTCGGAGGGGATCACCAGCTTCGTGAGTTCGCCCCACGCGGCAATCGAAGGTGCAGGGCAGGGCGAGATCGTCAATCTTGCCGACCGCCGCGCTGCAGCCTCGCGCAATAGCCAGCTCGATCTCCTGGCTTCGCTCGGACCGGATCGGATCGTCCGTGAGGTCGCGGCCATCGAGCCAAGGCGCGCGGCAAAGCAAAGCGCGCAGCCAATGCTGCCGCATCTGATCATGCCGGCGCATCACGATGTGCGCGAGGAAGACGTCAATATGAGACGCCTGCATGCCACGCTTGCTGCTGCTGCCGACCGTGGTCCAGAAGATTTCGAGCATCTCCTGTTGGTGCCGGGCGTTGGGGCGCGGACCGTCAAGGCGCTGGCGATGGTGGCCGAAGTGGTACACGGTGCGCCATGCCGGTTCGCGGATCCGGCGCGCTTCTCGCTTGCCCACGGCGGCAAGGATCGACACCCATTTCCGGTCCCCCTGAAAGTCTATGACGAGACGATCCGGGTGATGAAGTCCGCCGTGTCGAAAGCGAAGCTCGGCCGCGACGAAGAGATGCAGGTCCTCAAGCGCCTCGATGACCAGGCCCGCCAGTTCGAGAAATACGTGACCGGCCCGGACCTCAAGGAAATCGTGGCCGGCGAGTTTCGCCAATCGCAAGAGTTCGGCGGTCGCAGCGTTTTTGGCTGGGAAGGATCGGACGAGCCGACGAGAGATGCAGACCGGTCACGCCGTCAGGAGTACCGCGACCGGTAG
- a CDS encoding carbohydrate ABC transporter permease: MDKRAAFRSWWLPSLFALPQIILILLFFYWPAVAVLRWAFTLEPPFGGAAEFVGFANFQEVFADPLYWNSVGVSLAFALCGTLATIFVGLVLALAVDRQLPGSAPFRFLYILPYAIAGPAAGMAFRFILSPERGLMASVNAAFPDFWNPAKYGSHALILVIVVFAWKWAGYTFIFLLAGLQSVPRSLIEAAAMDGCGPIRRAVDIQIPLLAPTLFFLLVIMMTEGFVGADTYGIVARTTDGGPNHGTDVMVYRIVEEAFRGLNYSGASAQSLVLIGLIMIFTFIQFRFIERQVHYK, encoded by the coding sequence ATGGACAAGCGTGCGGCCTTTCGCAGCTGGTGGCTGCCCAGCCTCTTCGCCCTGCCACAGATCATCTTGATCCTGCTCTTTTTCTATTGGCCGGCGGTCGCCGTTTTGCGATGGGCCTTCACGCTGGAGCCGCCCTTCGGCGGCGCCGCTGAATTCGTCGGTTTTGCCAATTTCCAGGAAGTGTTCGCCGATCCGCTCTACTGGAACTCCGTTGGCGTCAGCCTGGCATTCGCTCTGTGCGGCACGCTTGCCACCATTTTCGTCGGTCTTGTTCTTGCCCTTGCCGTAGACCGGCAGTTGCCGGGCTCCGCGCCGTTCCGCTTCCTCTACATCCTGCCTTACGCGATTGCGGGACCGGCGGCGGGCATGGCTTTCCGTTTCATCCTGTCGCCGGAGCGCGGACTGATGGCATCGGTCAACGCCGCCTTTCCTGATTTCTGGAACCCGGCAAAGTATGGCAGCCACGCCCTTATCCTCGTCATCGTCGTCTTCGCCTGGAAATGGGCGGGCTACACCTTCATCTTCCTGCTCGCCGGCCTGCAGTCGGTCCCGCGCTCGCTGATCGAGGCTGCCGCGATGGACGGCTGCGGCCCGATCCGCCGCGCGGTCGACATCCAGATTCCGCTCTTGGCGCCGACGCTCTTCTTCCTGCTGGTCATCATGATGACCGAAGGTTTCGTCGGTGCCGATACCTACGGCATTGTCGCCCGCACGACCGACGGCGGCCCGAACCACGGCACCGACGTGATGGTCTACCGCATCGTCGAAGAGGCGTTCCGCGGCTTGAACTACTCCGGCGCCTCGGCCCAGAGCCTCGTGCTCATCGGCCTCATCATGATCTTCACCTTCATCCAGTTCCGCTTCATCGAGCGCCAGGTCCATTACAAGTGA
- a CDS encoding DMT family transporter: METLFVPLALVAGGLLAVQAGANAQLSKAVGSPFAATTLQLAIGTGLLFLVALFTGTLAVLGAIPQAEWWHLIGGTASAVYVVSTIVLFPRLGAVVSVGLFIAGQMLASLALDGFGLLGVTQTGLRAGAAAGTLVVLLGVGMVVFGQGGKDNLKADQLGWIALALVAGAVLPVQGAVNALLRQELGGAPFAVGAISFFVATLAMAAVMLVAFARQKTPRPNIGGVQTMPWWGWLGDFAGATYVTTVFTAIPVIGAAAAVGFTVAGQQVASVFVDRYGWFRLPQRPVSGLRLAGVALLLAGVALIKLV, translated from the coding sequence ATGGAGACCCTGTTCGTCCCCTTGGCTCTCGTCGCGGGCGGTCTGCTCGCCGTTCAAGCCGGCGCCAATGCGCAACTTTCGAAAGCGGTCGGCTCTCCGTTCGCGGCCACCACGCTCCAGCTTGCAATTGGCACCGGTTTGCTGTTTCTCGTCGCCCTGTTCACCGGAACTCTCGCCGTACTCGGCGCCATTCCGCAGGCCGAGTGGTGGCATCTGATCGGAGGCACTGCCTCGGCCGTCTATGTCGTCTCGACGATCGTTCTATTCCCTCGTCTTGGCGCAGTGGTATCGGTCGGCCTCTTTATCGCCGGGCAGATGCTCGCCTCTCTCGCACTTGATGGCTTCGGCCTGCTTGGTGTGACGCAAACCGGGCTTCGGGCCGGAGCAGCGGCCGGCACGCTTGTCGTGCTTCTCGGTGTCGGCATGGTCGTGTTCGGACAGGGCGGAAAGGACAACCTCAAAGCGGACCAGCTTGGGTGGATCGCCCTGGCACTTGTGGCCGGCGCGGTCCTCCCGGTCCAGGGGGCCGTCAATGCGCTGCTGCGCCAGGAGCTCGGCGGTGCCCCGTTTGCGGTGGGCGCGATCTCGTTTTTCGTCGCCACGCTCGCCATGGCAGCGGTGATGCTGGTGGCGTTCGCCAGGCAGAAAACGCCTCGTCCCAATATCGGCGGCGTGCAGACCATGCCGTGGTGGGGTTGGCTCGGCGATTTCGCCGGAGCGACCTATGTCACCACGGTGTTTACGGCCATCCCGGTGATCGGCGCTGCCGCTGCCGTCGGTTTCACCGTCGCAGGTCAGCAGGTCGCAAGCGTATTCGTCGACCGTTACGGCTGGTTCCGCCTTCCGCAGCGGCCGGTGTCGGGCTTGCGTCTTGCCGGGGTGGCGCTGCTGCTGGCCGGCGTCGCTCTCATCAAGCTTGTCTGA
- a CDS encoding LysR family transcriptional regulator, whose protein sequence is MHSHHRIDWEDLRFVLAVAEANSLAAAARALGVNHTTVLRRVGSFEQKLGVRLFDRLPSGYTLTAGGEELLAVARQMAETVTELERRLTGQDLRLEGSLRITTTDTLMASILPSILAAFRQRHPGVLLEVSTSNALANLSHRDADVAIRPAVDSPDALVGRRIASVAFAIYAAPSYLQECRVASVDEVDFARERWIGLGDALASTSVARWMRAALPSPAALRCDSLVAAREAAVAGIGLTALPCYLGDTTPGLIRIGAPVADMTRELWLLTHEDLRRTARVSAFTEFAGQALAKYRPLFEGHRPAEPAR, encoded by the coding sequence ATGCACAGCCACCACCGTATCGACTGGGAAGATCTCCGTTTTGTCCTGGCGGTCGCGGAGGCAAATTCTCTTGCCGCTGCCGCCCGCGCGCTCGGTGTCAATCACACCACCGTGCTCCGGCGCGTCGGATCCTTCGAGCAGAAATTGGGGGTCCGGCTGTTTGATCGCCTCCCATCCGGCTACACGCTCACGGCCGGGGGCGAGGAACTGCTGGCGGTGGCGCGGCAGATGGCTGAAACGGTCACTGAACTCGAGCGGCGCCTGACGGGGCAGGATCTGCGTCTGGAAGGGAGCCTGCGGATCACCACAACCGATACGCTGATGGCCTCGATACTGCCGTCGATATTGGCTGCCTTCCGACAACGACACCCCGGCGTCCTGCTCGAAGTGAGCACGTCGAATGCTCTCGCAAATCTCTCCCATCGCGATGCAGACGTCGCCATTCGCCCCGCGGTCGATTCACCGGATGCCCTCGTCGGTCGCCGGATCGCGAGTGTTGCTTTCGCCATCTACGCCGCGCCTTCCTACCTCCAGGAATGTCGCGTTGCGTCAGTCGACGAGGTCGATTTCGCGAGGGAACGCTGGATCGGCCTCGGCGATGCGCTTGCTTCCACAAGTGTCGCCCGATGGATGCGCGCGGCCCTGCCTTCCCCGGCGGCGCTGCGCTGCGACTCCCTGGTTGCGGCACGTGAAGCAGCAGTCGCCGGCATCGGCCTTACCGCTCTGCCCTGCTATCTCGGCGACACGACGCCCGGCCTGATACGCATCGGCGCACCTGTTGCTGACATGACGAGGGAGCTCTGGCTTCTCACCCACGAGGATTTGCGCCGAACGGCCCGCGTCAGCGCCTTTACCGAGTTTGCAGGCCAGGCGCTTGCGAAATACCGTCCGCTGTTCGAAGGGCACCGTCCCGCCGAACCGGCCCGTTAG
- a CDS encoding extracellular solute-binding protein, translating to MRVSVTTSVFIGLMASVAFGASAAAAEKTKFEFWYGLSGDLGERVQDACKKFNDSQSAFEIVCTSQNGYDTTLQNTIAAYRAKKQPAITQIYDAGTLDMMLSGAFVPAKKLMADNGYTIDWNNYFGGIANYYATAKGELNSFPFNSSTAMFYYNADAFQKAGIDFKPDTWEQVEEAARKLKAAGYECPLAFNFDTWPLMEQFSAIHNQPLATKSNGYNGLDAELVVNKTKFVDHVKFFKKMADEKLFVVKTKQLGMDIVPAFTSQTCQMIQTSIADHGTIGKTLPEGVKWEVAMLPVWKGTERQNSLVGGASLWVLAGRPEAEYKGAAAFLNYLATPEMAEWWSTVTGYIPVTKTGFDAMKANGFYDKAPYKGRELAIQSLSFTPTSENTRGIRLGGFTQIRKEFATALEAIFMQNADVQAELDKTVERGNAVLRRFEKTYAGQTLN from the coding sequence ATGAGAGTCTCCGTCACTACGTCCGTATTCATCGGCCTGATGGCAAGCGTCGCGTTTGGCGCGTCGGCGGCGGCAGCCGAAAAGACGAAGTTCGAATTCTGGTACGGCCTTTCGGGCGATCTTGGCGAACGTGTCCAGGATGCCTGCAAGAAGTTCAACGACAGCCAGTCCGCGTTCGAGATCGTCTGCACCTCTCAAAACGGGTACGACACGACCCTGCAGAACACGATTGCCGCCTACCGCGCCAAGAAGCAGCCAGCGATCACCCAGATCTATGATGCCGGCACCCTGGACATGATGCTGTCCGGCGCATTCGTGCCTGCCAAGAAGCTGATGGCCGACAACGGCTACACGATCGACTGGAACAATTATTTCGGCGGCATCGCCAACTATTACGCCACGGCAAAGGGCGAGCTGAATTCCTTCCCGTTCAATTCCTCCACCGCGATGTTCTATTACAACGCCGACGCGTTCCAGAAGGCCGGCATCGACTTCAAGCCGGACACCTGGGAACAGGTCGAAGAAGCGGCCCGCAAACTGAAGGCAGCCGGCTATGAATGCCCGCTCGCCTTCAACTTCGACACCTGGCCGCTGATGGAGCAGTTCTCTGCGATCCACAACCAGCCGCTCGCCACCAAGAGCAACGGTTACAACGGTCTCGACGCCGAGCTCGTCGTCAACAAGACCAAGTTCGTCGATCACGTGAAGTTCTTCAAGAAGATGGCCGACGAGAAGCTCTTCGTGGTCAAGACCAAGCAGCTCGGCATGGACATCGTCCCGGCTTTCACGTCCCAGACCTGCCAGATGATCCAGACCTCGATCGCCGACCACGGCACGATCGGCAAGACCCTTCCCGAGGGCGTGAAGTGGGAAGTTGCCATGTTGCCCGTATGGAAGGGCACGGAGCGGCAGAACTCGCTCGTCGGCGGCGCATCGCTCTGGGTGCTCGCCGGTCGCCCGGAAGCGGAATACAAGGGTGCTGCCGCCTTCCTCAACTACCTTGCGACCCCGGAAATGGCCGAATGGTGGTCGACGGTTACGGGCTACATCCCGGTGACCAAGACCGGCTTCGACGCGATGAAGGCCAATGGGTTCTACGACAAGGCACCCTACAAGGGACGTGAGCTCGCCATCCAGAGCCTGTCCTTCACTCCGACTTCGGAAAACACCCGCGGCATTCGCCTCGGCGGCTTCACGCAGATCCGCAAGGAATTCGCGACCGCCCTCGAAGCGATCTTCATGCAAAACGCGGACGTGCAGGCCGAACTCGACAAGACGGTTGAACGCGGCAACGCCGTTCTGCGCCGCTTCGAAAAGACCTACGCCGGACAGACCCTGAACTAA
- a CDS encoding MFS transporter, with protein MSSISSSPLPFHRTRIVPAVVAVAFFMQMLDSTIIATSLPAMAKAFATDVVTLNIGFTAYLLAMAVFIPPAGWLAERFGAREVFLAAIGLFTLASVACGFSGSLVEFTAARLFQGASAALMTPVGRQLVLRDAPKAELVRAIATITWPALIAPVIGPLIGAWITTHAGWEWNFFINLPLGILGVVLVAFFVPRVPAEGARPFDVIGFVLTGGALALTLAGLELSSSSTGGAGTLGLLAAGMLAGFFAVRHLRRAPHGLLDLAVLKIPTFAFATLSAGTAGRLAVNATPFLLPLLFQVGLGFDAVETGSLVFVYFLGNLLMKSVTTPALRRFGFRRLLVVNGVIAALTIGAFAFVDGETPRLLVSALLIACGLSRSMQFTALTTIAFADVTSAQRSAATAISAMLQQLSQLLGIAVAAAVIRFASYLTGGGSDAGMLPDIRAAFLFIAAIGLVSALRFLALLPEAGAEVSGHRPTRRSSVGDGAR; from the coding sequence ATGTCGTCCATTTCCTCTTCTCCGCTTCCATTTCACCGAACACGCATTGTTCCGGCCGTCGTGGCCGTGGCTTTCTTCATGCAGATGCTCGACAGCACGATCATCGCGACGTCGCTGCCGGCCATGGCCAAGGCCTTCGCGACGGATGTGGTGACGCTCAACATCGGCTTTACTGCCTATCTTCTGGCCATGGCCGTGTTCATTCCGCCGGCCGGCTGGCTCGCCGAACGTTTTGGCGCACGGGAGGTCTTTCTCGCCGCCATCGGGTTGTTCACGCTCGCCTCGGTCGCCTGCGGCTTTTCCGGATCGCTTGTCGAATTCACCGCAGCGCGGCTCTTCCAGGGCGCATCCGCCGCGCTGATGACGCCGGTCGGACGTCAGCTGGTATTGCGCGATGCGCCCAAGGCGGAATTGGTGCGGGCGATTGCCACCATCACCTGGCCGGCGTTGATTGCGCCCGTCATTGGTCCGCTGATCGGTGCCTGGATCACCACTCACGCCGGCTGGGAGTGGAATTTCTTCATCAATCTGCCGCTCGGCATACTCGGCGTTGTGCTCGTTGCCTTTTTTGTGCCGCGCGTGCCGGCCGAAGGTGCGCGGCCCTTTGATGTCATCGGCTTCGTGCTGACCGGCGGCGCACTTGCACTGACCCTTGCTGGCCTGGAGCTCTCCAGTTCATCGACGGGTGGCGCCGGCACGCTTGGCCTTCTGGCTGCCGGCATGCTCGCTGGATTTTTTGCCGTCCGCCATCTTCGGCGCGCGCCGCATGGTCTGCTCGATTTAGCAGTGTTGAAGATCCCGACCTTCGCCTTCGCGACGCTCTCGGCAGGCACGGCCGGGCGGCTCGCCGTCAACGCGACGCCTTTCCTCCTGCCGTTGCTCTTCCAGGTCGGTCTCGGCTTCGATGCCGTGGAGACCGGTTCGCTGGTTTTTGTCTACTTCCTCGGCAACCTCCTGATGAAGAGCGTGACGACGCCGGCTCTGCGTCGCTTCGGCTTCCGCAGATTGCTCGTCGTCAACGGCGTGATCGCCGCCTTGACGATCGGCGCCTTCGCCTTCGTCGACGGAGAAACGCCGCGCCTTCTCGTCTCGGCGCTGCTGATTGCCTGTGGCCTTTCCCGTTCGATGCAGTTCACCGCGCTGACGACGATCGCCTTCGCGGATGTGACATCCGCCCAGCGAAGTGCCGCGACAGCGATCTCAGCAATGCTCCAGCAACTTTCGCAACTGCTCGGCATTGCTGTCGCGGCCGCGGTCATTCGCTTCGCATCCTATCTGACTGGAGGGGGAAGCGACGCGGGCATGCTCCCCGATATCCGTGCGGCGTTCCTGTTTATCGCCGCCATCGGGCTTGTTTCGGCGCTGCGCTTTCTGGCGCTGTTGCCCGAGGCTGGCGCCGAAGTTTCTGGCCATCGTCCCACTCGACGATCCTCCGTCGGCGACGGCGCCCGCTAG
- a CDS encoding glutathione S-transferase family protein — MTPIQLYTYQTPNGHKASIMLEETGLPYDVHLVDIEAGDQKKPEFLALNPNNKIPVIVDPDKGLTVFESGAILHYLAERSGVLLPGCDAERIQVQSWTLFQAAHVGPTLGQLWNYKVFAQEKIPYVIGRFETEANRVYRVLEGQLTRHSHIAGEAYGIADVMIWPWIHAGLSKLGLSLDATPHLARWYMAVGARPAVLRGLVVPRLPVREKTSA; from the coding sequence ATGACCCCCATCCAACTCTACACCTACCAGACGCCGAATGGTCACAAGGCCTCGATCATGCTGGAGGAGACCGGGCTGCCCTACGACGTTCACCTCGTCGATATCGAGGCCGGAGACCAGAAGAAGCCGGAGTTCTTGGCCCTCAACCCCAACAACAAGATTCCTGTCATCGTCGATCCCGATAAGGGGCTCACCGTCTTCGAGTCGGGCGCGATCCTGCACTATCTGGCCGAGCGCTCCGGTGTGCTCCTGCCCGGCTGCGATGCGGAGCGCATCCAGGTGCAAAGCTGGACCTTGTTCCAGGCCGCCCATGTCGGCCCGACCTTGGGGCAACTGTGGAACTACAAGGTCTTCGCGCAAGAGAAGATCCCCTACGTCATCGGGCGCTTCGAGACGGAAGCAAACCGTGTCTATCGCGTGCTTGAGGGGCAACTGACGCGCCATTCCCACATCGCGGGCGAGGCATACGGCATTGCCGACGTGATGATCTGGCCATGGATCCATGCCGGTCTCTCAAAGCTCGGGCTTTCGCTCGACGCAACACCTCATCTCGCCCGTTGGTACATGGCGGTCGGGGCACGCCCGGCCGTCTTGCGTGGACTGGTCGTGCCACGGCTGCCGGTTCGCGAGAAAACCAGCGCCTGA
- a CDS encoding YcnI family protein encodes MLSKLITTAAFIAISATAAFAHSTLETTEAHVGASYKAVIRVPHGCEGKPTIALRVQIPEGMIAAKPMPKPGWTVEKIKGAYEKSYDYFGTPMKEGVKEVVWKGGSLSDDEYEEFVFRAFLTEGLPVGKTLYVPLVQECPDGATERWIEIPAEGKSSDDLEYPAPGIKLLEKKNGH; translated from the coding sequence ATGTTGTCGAAACTGATCACCACCGCTGCCTTCATCGCGATTAGCGCCACGGCAGCCTTTGCCCACTCTACGCTCGAAACAACGGAGGCGCATGTCGGCGCGTCCTACAAGGCCGTCATCCGCGTCCCGCACGGCTGCGAGGGCAAGCCGACCATCGCACTGCGTGTTCAGATCCCGGAAGGCATGATTGCGGCAAAGCCGATGCCGAAGCCGGGCTGGACGGTTGAGAAGATCAAGGGAGCCTACGAGAAGTCCTATGACTACTTCGGCACCCCGATGAAGGAGGGCGTGAAGGAGGTTGTCTGGAAGGGCGGAAGCCTTTCCGACGACGAATATGAGGAGTTTGTCTTCCGCGCGTTTCTGACCGAGGGCCTGCCGGTCGGAAAGACACTCTACGTGCCGCTGGTGCAGGAGTGCCCTGATGGCGCGACCGAGCGTTGGATCGAGATCCCGGCAGAAGGCAAGTCGAGTGACGATCTCGAATATCCGGCGCCCGGCATCAAGCTGCTTGAAAAGAAAAACGGGCACTGA